In Pedobacter heparinus DSM 2366, the following are encoded in one genomic region:
- a CDS encoding TonB-dependent receptor produces the protein MKYIQVNLALFLLVFILPINIMAQSGRGTVNGSLTDSLKNAIAFANIQVKGLKLKTTSDKSGKFTLNDVPAGNRTIRVSITGYNNQEQQLLVNTDQVSTIDFTLTEANADLHEVIVSASRRAESLAQTPSSVTVLTAKDIATQSIISPNLANILSYSVPGLGASTNQTGNSGQTLRGRNVLVLIDGIPQSTPLRAGGRDIRSIDPSVIERVEVIKGATAIYGNGAEGGLINYITKKANTGKSFGGYSQIGLTGNLKGDSTIGYRATQQFYGKVEQFDYVVSGMFEKTGVFRDAEGLVISPEYGLGETKSYNGFAKIGYDITAKQRLELMYNYFSSRQDSRYVTKAGVYGESPAIGVAGNRLGVDEGTRFNHNANLQYSNREIFGHTDLTANLYFQDFYTIYSNSTSFYEGGQSAITSTKKGARVNLNTPFRLRPLVPMQINYGLDLMNDKTAQNLVDGRSWVPKMNMVNFAPYFQASANLFTDLTLKAGARAENINIDVDDFNTLATGANGAGSIAVKGGALNYNALVFNAGARYSKFKFFNPFISYAQSFSVFELGRVLRAAESNTLAQLETKPIIVNNYEGGFSSTIGKFNLSAAYYYSTSKLGANLLEVNGKYISQRIPEEVYGYEIQADYQLLESLTIGGNYAKVEGKGDVDNDGKFDGPTDVYLNTTRIPPAKTTAYVKYSGLKNLLIDVNWMRIGSRDRFKPNASGKYLIGEGPVKAFDLFNIAASYQLIPSLKANLGIENLLNKSYYPSISQFYGSGINYVRGNGRRFNLSIGYAF, from the coding sequence ATGAAATATATTCAGGTTAACCTTGCGCTCTTCCTTCTCGTGTTCATCCTTCCTATAAATATCATGGCCCAAAGCGGTAGGGGTACGGTAAATGGCAGTCTTACAGATTCTTTGAAAAATGCGATTGCTTTTGCCAATATCCAGGTAAAAGGATTAAAGCTCAAAACCACTTCCGACAAATCGGGAAAGTTTACTTTAAATGATGTTCCCGCAGGAAACCGAACTATCCGTGTTTCTATTACAGGTTACAACAACCAGGAACAGCAGTTGCTTGTAAATACAGATCAGGTTTCGACAATTGATTTTACACTTACAGAAGCGAATGCAGATTTACATGAAGTCATTGTTTCTGCAAGCAGAAGGGCAGAGTCCCTGGCTCAAACGCCATCTTCGGTTACTGTGCTTACAGCAAAAGATATTGCAACACAATCCATTATCAGTCCTAACCTTGCCAATATCCTTTCTTATAGTGTACCCGGACTAGGTGCATCAACCAATCAAACGGGTAATTCGGGGCAAACGTTGCGTGGCAGAAATGTACTGGTACTGATTGATGGTATTCCGCAGTCGACCCCATTAAGGGCTGGAGGCAGGGACATCCGGAGCATAGACCCATCTGTTATTGAGCGGGTAGAAGTGATTAAAGGCGCTACTGCTATTTACGGCAATGGTGCAGAAGGGGGACTGATCAATTATATCACTAAAAAGGCGAACACAGGAAAATCTTTTGGCGGGTATTCGCAAATTGGCTTAACAGGCAACCTGAAGGGAGACAGTACCATTGGTTATCGTGCAACCCAGCAGTTTTATGGTAAAGTAGAGCAGTTCGATTACGTTGTAAGTGGTATGTTTGAGAAAACAGGGGTGTTCCGTGATGCGGAAGGACTGGTTATTTCGCCGGAATACGGACTTGGAGAAACAAAATCCTATAACGGCTTTGCAAAAATAGGCTACGACATTACGGCCAAACAAAGGCTGGAGCTGATGTATAATTATTTTAGTTCCAGGCAGGATTCCAGGTATGTTACCAAAGCAGGTGTTTATGGAGAATCTCCTGCCATTGGCGTGGCGGGCAACAGGCTTGGCGTAGATGAGGGAACCCGATTTAACCACAATGCAAACCTTCAGTATAGCAATCGCGAAATTTTTGGGCATACCGATCTGACAGCGAACCTGTATTTTCAGGACTTTTATACCATTTATTCTAATTCAACGTCTTTTTATGAAGGCGGGCAATCGGCCATCACCTCTACAAAAAAGGGTGCACGTGTAAACCTGAATACGCCATTTAGGCTTAGGCCATTGGTTCCGATGCAAATCAACTATGGCCTGGACCTGATGAATGATAAAACCGCCCAAAACCTGGTTGATGGGAGAAGCTGGGTGCCAAAAATGAACATGGTAAACTTTGCACCTTATTTTCAGGCATCGGCAAACCTGTTTACCGACCTGACTTTAAAAGCGGGGGCAAGAGCAGAGAATATCAATATTGACGTGGATGATTTTAATACCCTGGCAACGGGGGCCAATGGCGCCGGAAGCATTGCTGTAAAGGGAGGTGCTTTAAACTACAATGCGCTTGTGTTTAATGCAGGTGCGCGGTATTCTAAATTTAAGTTTTTTAACCCTTTCATCAGTTATGCGCAATCGTTCTCTGTATTTGAACTGGGCAGGGTGCTTAGGGCAGCAGAAAGCAATACCCTTGCCCAGCTGGAAACCAAGCCGATTATTGTAAACAATTATGAGGGTGGTTTTAGCAGCACTATTGGCAAGTTTAACTTAAGTGCAGCTTATTATTACAGTACTTCTAAACTGGGTGCAAATTTACTGGAGGTTAATGGAAAGTATATTTCTCAAAGGATTCCCGAAGAGGTTTATGGTTACGAGATCCAGGCCGACTACCAACTGCTGGAATCGTTAACGATAGGAGGTAACTACGCAAAAGTGGAAGGAAAAGGTGATGTTGACAATGATGGAAAGTTTGATGGACCCACAGATGTTTATTTAAATACGACCCGTATTCCCCCGGCAAAAACTACTGCTTATGTGAAGTATTCCGGGCTTAAAAATCTGCTTATTGATGTAAACTGGATGCGCATAGGCAGCAGGGACCGTTTTAAACCCAATGCCAGTGGCAAATACCTGATTGGTGAAGGGCCCGTAAAGGCATTTGACCTCTTTAATATCGCTGCCTCGTATCAGCTTATTCCTTCTTTAAAAGCAAATCTGGGCATAGAAAACCTGTTGAACAAAAGCTATTATCCGAGCATATCCCAATTTTACGGAAGTGGTATCAATTATGTAAGGGGAAATGGCCGGAGGTTTAACCTTTCCATTGGCTACGCTTTTTAG
- a CDS encoding ATP-binding protein yields MKHPLFYVLFSLITMAACGRSADQRQPPRISKKDSLKIQQYIQKSIFYQQGKPDSALHYAREGLQLSQKLHYRLGEALLINQLSAINEVYGNLELASRYQKEVLVIYKQLKNRSGQAAAHAQLGMLEAGQGRTKLGMKQLGQALALYKTLADTPGMVAVYTRLGEVNELDHQLKQAMAFYIKAKQLNKDQPVKDDYFVLLNNMARLNVKKGLPREALRYYREGIEKSSSPAAVKTHIRFLHSAGHMLDTLDSAKEALVYHRMGLQNARAHNLKEDEARSLLVMARAVKDEDAQKGIQHLKTALDLAQEIGHKQLSAEIYKGLTELYNQQSMHKEALNALEMHHRLNDSLSNINKAHKLLVLQNSYELAARRAHIESLELSNQEKTYQRNIGIGLAIAAFVILAITAFYFYKTRMLNKRLIESNRIKDQLFSIIGHDLRNPVGGITQLLAVMDEQELSLEELHQMISAMRKQGDVALEILNALLNWGEAQLKGVNVKASHFSPLTYIQKNLAALNKQVTDKSLRIENTVAAELRISGDADHFDFIIRNLLSNAIKFSYPGKTIWVNADVSNPEKVIFSVKDEGKGITEMQQALFLKQNLDITYGTSGEKGTGIGLMLCLEFIKANHGKLWLISTPGNGTTFFFYF; encoded by the coding sequence ATGAAGCATCCCCTTTTTTACGTTCTTTTTTCCTTAATAACCATGGCTGCCTGTGGCCGCAGTGCTGACCAGCGCCAGCCACCCAGGATTTCGAAAAAGGACAGCTTAAAGATTCAGCAATATATTCAAAAGAGTATTTTTTATCAGCAGGGCAAGCCTGATTCGGCACTGCATTATGCCCGGGAAGGCCTGCAGCTTTCCCAGAAATTGCATTACAGGCTGGGCGAAGCTTTGTTGATCAACCAGCTTTCGGCTATTAATGAAGTGTATGGGAACCTAGAACTTGCCAGCCGTTACCAGAAAGAGGTACTGGTCATCTATAAGCAATTAAAAAACCGATCCGGGCAGGCTGCGGCACATGCACAGCTGGGCATGCTGGAAGCCGGGCAGGGGCGGACGAAATTGGGAATGAAGCAATTGGGGCAGGCTTTAGCCCTTTATAAGACCCTGGCCGATACACCGGGTATGGTAGCTGTTTATACCCGGCTTGGCGAGGTAAATGAACTTGATCACCAATTGAAGCAAGCTATGGCTTTTTACATAAAAGCCAAACAACTCAACAAAGACCAACCAGTTAAAGACGATTATTTTGTGTTGCTGAACAATATGGCCCGCCTGAATGTGAAAAAAGGACTTCCGCGGGAAGCTTTGCGGTATTATAGGGAAGGAATTGAAAAAAGCAGTAGTCCGGCAGCTGTTAAAACACACATCCGGTTTTTGCACAGTGCAGGCCATATGCTGGATACGCTTGACAGTGCCAAAGAAGCCTTAGTTTATCACCGCATGGGTTTGCAAAATGCCAGGGCTCACAACCTGAAGGAGGATGAAGCAAGGTCTTTGCTGGTAATGGCAAGAGCGGTGAAAGATGAAGATGCACAAAAAGGAATTCAGCATTTGAAAACTGCATTGGACCTTGCACAGGAAATTGGCCATAAACAATTGTCGGCAGAAATTTATAAAGGCCTTACCGAACTGTATAACCAGCAGTCTATGCATAAAGAAGCGCTAAATGCTTTAGAGATGCACCACCGGTTAAACGATAGCCTGTCCAATATAAACAAAGCACATAAGCTCCTGGTATTGCAAAACAGTTATGAACTTGCGGCCAGAAGGGCGCATATTGAAAGCCTGGAGTTAAGCAACCAGGAAAAAACCTACCAGCGCAACATCGGTATCGGATTGGCCATTGCAGCATTTGTTATTTTGGCAATTACAGCTTTCTATTTTTATAAGACCCGTATGTTGAACAAAAGGCTTATAGAAAGCAACAGGATCAAAGATCAGTTATTTTCTATTATAGGGCACGACCTGCGTAATCCTGTGGGGGGGATTACCCAGCTGCTTGCGGTAATGGACGAACAGGAACTGAGCCTGGAAGAGCTCCATCAGATGATCTCGGCCATGCGGAAACAGGGCGATGTAGCACTTGAGATCTTGAATGCCTTGCTGAACTGGGGAGAAGCCCAGCTTAAAGGTGTCAATGTGAAAGCCAGCCATTTTAGTCCCCTTACCTATATCCAGAAAAATCTGGCCGCATTGAATAAACAGGTTACAGATAAGTCTTTGCGGATAGAAAATACCGTTGCAGCAGAGCTTAGGATCAGTGGTGATGCAGACCACTTTGATTTTATCATCAGGAACCTGCTTTCCAATGCCATCAAATTCAGTTATCCCGGAAAGACAATATGGGTCAATGCAGATGTATCTAATCCGGAAAAGGTAATATTTTCAGTAAAAGATGAGGGCAAAGGAATTACTGAAATGCAGCAAGCCCTGTTTTTAAAACAAAATCTGGACATTACCTACGGAACAAGCGGAGAAAAGGGTACAGGGATAGGTTTAATGCTTTGTCTGGAGTTTATAAAAGCCAACCATGGCAAGCTGTGGCTGATCAGTACTCCTGGAAATGGCACTACTTTCTTTTTTTATTTTTAA
- a CDS encoding GH92 family glycosyl hydrolase: MLRKFLQRAICPAVLFLISFTAVAGTDNIAPLASISASSVLNASFSANHVKDGLTGIENKGEWACEGVTTDWGYVRFPWIRLDWDKNYTIDRIVLYDRPSLSEHIASGRLEFSDGTVVWVNQIPNNGTARLVQFSPRAVSWVKFVVTDGKGKDLGFSEIEVFTARTAQSDYVSWVDPYIETNRGRYFYFITGSRPFGMVGAAPHTRNKNQNGGGYNYNENEILGFGQIHTWMISGIEVMPASEAVDPRGGEQTWKSEFSHDDEIVQPGYQRVYLRTPKTWVELTSTERVSFYRFKYTQDMQAQVLVNLGGYMGNSTMADAELKKINNREFRGSFSSVKRYWGGPKDVKVFFVVQFNRDVDALDGWKGKDLLKNIAALQGDEAGVSAKYNVKAGDEIKMKVALSYTNIANARKNMDTECPGWDFDAVRQDSRKVWNEWLGKIEVEGGAQDQKIKFYTDLWHVLLGRQKLDDVSGDYPDRTTGKREGNFTDAIFKVKTLPKTKEGKVKYHMYNSDAFWLSQWNLNILWGLGWPEVQDELSASMIQYADNGGLLPRGPSGGGYSYIMTSNPTANLVAGTYQKGLLTKVDARHAFDVLKRNQMPGGMLGSNTDVEFYIKNGWWKNNAGITIEAAFQDWAVAQMAKKLGRKTDYNYFLKRSESWKNCFNPAQNLLFPKDSLGHFTSNDPLSGAGFIEANAWQATWGVSHDIPGLAKLMGGNDSLCNKLNYAFEKAAPQDFVFAYNDGYVSYANQPGLSNAHVFNYAGKPWLTQYWVRRVREQAYGGTSPDLGYGGHDEDQGQMGALSALMAIGLFNLQGNAAVAPVYEITSPIFDRIRISLDPRYYTGKEFDIITYNNSRENRYIQKATLNGKALNRFWFSHADFAKGGKLEIWLGQEPNKEWGTK; the protein is encoded by the coding sequence ATGTTAAGAAAATTCCTACAACGGGCCATTTGCCCTGCAGTCTTATTTTTAATTAGTTTTACTGCTGTGGCAGGTACAGATAATATTGCTCCGCTGGCCAGCATTTCTGCTTCCTCAGTGCTGAATGCCAGCTTCAGCGCAAATCATGTTAAGGATGGCCTCACCGGCATTGAAAATAAAGGTGAATGGGCTTGTGAAGGTGTAACAACAGATTGGGGGTATGTGCGTTTCCCATGGATCAGGCTAGACTGGGATAAAAATTATACCATTGACAGGATAGTGCTGTACGACCGGCCTTCATTGAGTGAACACATTGCAAGCGGCCGGCTGGAGTTTAGCGATGGCACAGTAGTATGGGTAAACCAGATCCCCAATAACGGAACCGCCAGGTTGGTACAGTTTAGTCCCAGAGCCGTATCCTGGGTAAAATTTGTCGTAACCGATGGCAAGGGCAAAGACCTGGGTTTTTCTGAAATAGAAGTGTTTACGGCCAGAACCGCGCAAAGCGATTATGTAAGCTGGGTTGATCCTTATATAGAAACGAACAGGGGGCGGTATTTTTATTTCATAACCGGATCCAGGCCGTTTGGAATGGTAGGTGCTGCCCCGCATACCCGCAATAAAAACCAGAATGGCGGGGGTTACAATTATAACGAAAATGAGATCCTGGGTTTCGGGCAGATCCATACCTGGATGATCTCAGGTATTGAAGTGATGCCGGCATCAGAAGCAGTTGATCCGCGGGGCGGGGAACAGACCTGGAAATCGGAATTTAGCCATGATGACGAGATTGTCCAGCCCGGATATCAGCGGGTATACCTGCGTACACCCAAAACCTGGGTGGAGCTGACAAGTACAGAAAGGGTTTCTTTTTACCGGTTTAAATATACGCAGGATATGCAGGCCCAGGTTTTGGTAAATCTGGGTGGTTATATGGGCAACAGTACTATGGCCGATGCCGAACTGAAAAAGATCAATAACCGGGAGTTTCGGGGTTCTTTCAGTTCTGTAAAAAGGTATTGGGGCGGCCCAAAGGATGTCAAAGTTTTTTTTGTGGTACAGTTTAACCGTGATGTGGATGCACTGGATGGCTGGAAGGGGAAAGACCTGTTGAAGAATATAGCTGCTTTACAGGGCGATGAGGCAGGTGTGAGTGCAAAATATAACGTAAAGGCGGGCGATGAAATTAAAATGAAGGTTGCCCTATCCTATACCAATATAGCCAATGCCCGGAAAAACATGGATACAGAATGCCCGGGCTGGGATTTTGATGCAGTGCGGCAGGATTCGAGAAAGGTATGGAACGAATGGCTGGGTAAAATTGAGGTGGAAGGTGGCGCCCAGGATCAGAAAATCAAGTTCTATACAGATTTATGGCATGTTTTGCTGGGCCGCCAAAAGCTTGATGATGTATCCGGTGATTATCCCGACCGCACTACCGGTAAGCGGGAAGGCAATTTTACCGATGCCATTTTTAAAGTAAAAACCTTGCCTAAAACTAAAGAAGGCAAGGTAAAATACCATATGTACAATTCGGATGCTTTCTGGCTAAGCCAATGGAACCTGAATATTTTATGGGGGCTGGGTTGGCCTGAAGTACAGGATGAACTGTCGGCCTCTATGATCCAGTATGCGGATAATGGAGGTTTGCTGCCCCGAGGGCCTTCCGGTGGGGGTTATTCATACATCATGACCAGTAACCCGACGGCCAACCTGGTGGCAGGAACCTATCAGAAAGGGTTACTGACAAAAGTGGATGCCAGGCATGCTTTTGATGTTTTAAAACGCAACCAGATGCCAGGCGGAATGCTGGGCAGCAATACTGATGTTGAATTTTACATTAAGAACGGCTGGTGGAAAAACAATGCGGGAATTACCATTGAGGCTGCATTTCAGGACTGGGCAGTTGCGCAGATGGCGAAGAAGCTGGGCCGCAAAACCGATTACAATTATTTCTTAAAACGTTCTGAAAGCTGGAAAAACTGTTTTAACCCTGCACAGAACCTCTTGTTTCCTAAGGATAGCCTTGGGCATTTTACAAGTAATGATCCTTTAAGTGGCGCCGGTTTTATAGAGGCAAATGCCTGGCAGGCTACCTGGGGTGTATCACATGACATTCCCGGCCTGGCAAAACTAATGGGTGGCAATGACAGTTTGTGTAATAAGCTGAATTACGCTTTTGAAAAAGCAGCCCCCCAGGATTTTGTTTTTGCCTATAACGATGGTTATGTAAGTTATGCCAACCAGCCTGGTCTTTCCAATGCGCATGTGTTTAACTATGCGGGTAAGCCGTGGTTAACACAATACTGGGTACGCAGAGTAAGAGAGCAGGCTTATGGAGGTACCAGTCCGGATCTGGGCTATGGCGGACATGATGAGGACCAGGGACAAATGGGGGCACTGAGTGCGCTGATGGCTATAGGTCTGTTCAATCTGCAGGGCAATGCAGCAGTTGCGCCTGTTTATGAAATCACCAGTCCAATTTTTGACAGGATAAGGATCAGCCTCGACCCCAGGTATTATACCGGAAAAGAATTTGACATCATTACCTATAACAATTCCAGAGAAAACAGGTATATCCAGAAAGCAACACTAAATGGTAAGGCGCTGAACCGTTTTTGGTTTAGCCATGCCGATTTTGCAAAGGGAGGTAAGCTTGAAATCTGGCTTGGGCAGGAGCCCAATAAAGAATGGGGGACTAAATGA